One region of Thiomonas intermedia genomic DNA includes:
- the hflX gene encoding GTPase HflX, with protein sequence MSKKRPQPEGPERAALVSVQQRRPSSDDALAELEQLSTSAGYALAGELSCVRVRPDAATYIGSGKLDELSELVSSTSADTIIFDNALSPIQQRNLEKALGKPVIDRTGLILEIFARRAQSAEGKMQVELARLEHLATRLVRGWTHLERQTGGIGVRGGPGEKQIELDRRMLDDKIKMLRTRLGKLGRQRMTQRRARGRTGAFRVALVGYTNAGKSTLFNALTRSKIYAADQLFATLDTTTRKLYLAPQVNVTLSDTVGFIRDLPHTLIEAFKATLEDTLQADLLLHVVDASSPHRLEQMDEVRAVLHEIGADDLPQFLILNKSDLLPVNLLVTNGHKEAEGIEARASMPRLAVSAMTGDGLASLKRALLEAVLADPRFQSSASALSDTTHLSA encoded by the coding sequence ATGCCCTGGCTGAGCTTGAGCAGCTCAGCACCTCCGCAGGGTATGCCCTGGCGGGCGAGTTGTCGTGCGTTCGGGTCCGCCCTGATGCGGCAACCTATATCGGCTCTGGCAAGCTCGATGAATTGAGCGAACTGGTCAGTTCCACGTCTGCGGACACCATCATTTTCGACAACGCGCTCAGCCCGATCCAGCAGCGCAATCTCGAAAAGGCGCTGGGCAAACCCGTGATCGACCGTACCGGCCTGATTCTCGAAATCTTCGCCCGCCGCGCACAAAGTGCCGAGGGCAAGATGCAGGTCGAACTCGCCAGACTCGAACATCTGGCCACCCGCCTCGTGCGCGGCTGGACGCACCTGGAGCGGCAGACCGGCGGGATCGGGGTGCGAGGTGGCCCAGGCGAAAAGCAGATCGAGCTCGATCGCCGAATGCTCGACGACAAGATCAAGATGCTCCGCACCCGTCTGGGCAAACTCGGTCGCCAGCGCATGACCCAGCGTCGCGCGCGCGGTCGCACCGGGGCCTTTCGTGTGGCCCTCGTGGGCTATACGAATGCAGGCAAGAGCACCCTGTTCAACGCGCTGACCAGATCGAAAATCTATGCGGCCGATCAGCTCTTCGCCACGCTCGACACGACGACGCGCAAGCTCTACCTGGCTCCGCAGGTGAATGTCACGCTGTCGGATACGGTGGGTTTCATCCGCGATTTGCCGCACACGCTGATCGAAGCATTCAAGGCCACGCTCGAAGACACCTTGCAGGCCGATCTGCTGCTGCACGTGGTCGATGCGAGTTCGCCGCATCGACTAGAACAGATGGACGAGGTGCGTGCGGTGCTGCACGAAATCGGGGCCGATGACCTTCCGCAATTCTTGATTCTCAACAAGTCTGATCTGCTGCCTGTGAACCTTTTGGTTACAAATGGACACAAAGAAGCCGAGGGTATCGAGGCGCGTGCTAGCATGCCCCGGCTTGCCGTCAGCGCCATGACGGGCGACGGTCTCGCCTCCCTCAAAAGGGCTTTGCTGGAAGCGGTTTTGGCTGATCCGCGCTTTCAGTCTTCTGCTTCAGCTTTGTCGGACACTACTCACCTTTCCGCATGA
- the hflK gene encoding FtsH protease activity modulator HflK — protein MFNLNDPRWGKDEGAGGHQSNNNPDPNRRPGNGGPPDLDELWRDFNRKLNGMFGKKRGGGNGGGTPPQRPDLYPSAKGMGVGFIILILIGVLGWLSSGFFIVQEGQQAAVTRFGKLAYITDAGFHWRLPYPFEADEIINVSQVRSVEVGRGGEVKATGLPESAMLTEDENIVDVRFAVQYRIDNVVDYLYNNRSPDDAVSQAAETAVREVVGNKTLDYVLYEGREQVASDVQALTQKILDRYKTGIIITTVTLQNVQPPEQVQAAFDDAIKAGQDRERLKNEAQAYANNVVPRAQGSASRLIQDAEAYKAQVVAQAQGDTSRFDQILQQYEKAPQVTRERMYLQTMQDILSNVSKVMVDSRNNNNLLYLPLDKLLQQSAGKTSSIAATPAAPAAVPTLPSASTGTSPAAADSTASAPDGTATPSSRTSRDTLRERNFQ, from the coding sequence TTGTTCAATCTCAACGACCCGCGTTGGGGCAAGGATGAAGGCGCCGGCGGCCATCAAAGCAACAACAATCCCGATCCGAATCGGCGCCCGGGCAACGGTGGTCCGCCCGATCTCGACGAGCTTTGGCGCGATTTCAACCGCAAGCTCAATGGGATGTTCGGCAAGAAGCGCGGCGGCGGAAACGGGGGAGGGACGCCTCCGCAGCGCCCGGATCTGTACCCTTCAGCCAAGGGCATGGGCGTGGGCTTCATCATCCTCATTCTGATCGGGGTTCTGGGCTGGTTGTCGTCCGGGTTTTTCATCGTGCAGGAAGGACAGCAGGCGGCAGTCACGCGGTTCGGCAAGCTCGCCTACATCACCGATGCGGGTTTTCACTGGCGGCTTCCCTATCCCTTCGAGGCTGACGAGATCATCAACGTGTCTCAGGTTCGCTCGGTCGAGGTCGGGCGCGGCGGCGAGGTGAAGGCGACGGGTCTGCCCGAATCGGCCATGCTGACCGAGGACGAGAACATCGTCGATGTCCGGTTCGCCGTTCAGTACCGCATCGACAATGTGGTGGACTACCTCTACAACAATCGCAGCCCGGATGACGCCGTGTCTCAAGCGGCGGAAACGGCGGTGCGCGAAGTCGTGGGCAACAAGACTCTCGACTATGTGCTCTACGAGGGGCGTGAACAGGTCGCCAGTGACGTGCAGGCCCTGACGCAGAAAATCCTTGATCGCTACAAGACCGGCATCATCATCACCACCGTCACGCTGCAGAACGTGCAGCCGCCCGAGCAGGTGCAGGCGGCATTTGACGACGCCATCAAGGCCGGCCAAGACCGCGAACGGCTGAAGAATGAAGCGCAGGCCTACGCCAACAACGTGGTTCCGCGGGCGCAAGGTTCGGCCTCGCGACTGATCCAGGACGCCGAGGCCTACAAGGCGCAGGTCGTGGCGCAGGCCCAGGGCGATACCTCGCGCTTCGACCAGATCCTGCAGCAATATGAAAAGGCGCCGCAAGTCACGCGTGAGCGCATGTACCTCCAAACCATGCAAGACATTCTCTCCAACGTATCGAAGGTCATGGTGGATTCGCGCAACAACAATAATCTGCTCTACCTGCCGCTGGACAAGTTGCTGCAGCAATCGGCCGGCAAGACCTCGTCAATCGCTGCGACCCCGGCCGCGCCGGCCGCGGTACCCACGCTGCCTTCCGCATCGACGGGCACCTCGCCCGCAGCTGCGGACAGCACGGCTTCCGCGCCGGACGGGACGGCAACCCCCAGTTCAAGAACCTCGCGCGACACGCTGCGCGAGCGTAACTTCCAGTGA
- the hflC gene encoding protease modulator HflC — translation MNKIILALVALVVAILVLSSSLFVVDQRQFAAVFGLGQIKRVISTPGLYFKIPAPFENVVFLDKRILTLQSPDTDRFITAEKKNVVVDWYLKWRITNPTEFIRSYGGDQRRAGDRLSQIVKAALNEQITRRTVRQVLASQRDQVMRDVQSGIAKDIQGTGIQIVDMRLTRVDFVSAITQSVYRRMEAERQRVANELRSTGYAEAETIRAEADKQREIVISQAYSKAQTIKGQGDAEASSIYAKSFGQNPQFAEFYRSLEAYRASFNNKSDVLVLDPNTQFFQFFRGPGGGSAKPAK, via the coding sequence ATGAACAAAATCATTCTTGCGCTCGTGGCCCTGGTCGTGGCCATTCTGGTGTTGTCGTCCAGCCTTTTCGTCGTCGATCAACGGCAGTTCGCTGCGGTGTTCGGTCTCGGGCAGATCAAACGGGTGATCAGCACGCCTGGTCTGTACTTCAAGATCCCGGCGCCGTTCGAGAACGTGGTGTTTCTCGACAAGCGCATCCTGACCCTGCAGAGTCCCGATACCGATCGCTTCATTACCGCGGAGAAGAAGAACGTGGTGGTGGACTGGTATCTGAAGTGGCGCATCACCAATCCGACCGAATTCATTCGCAGCTATGGCGGCGATCAGCGTCGTGCGGGTGACCGCCTCTCGCAGATCGTCAAGGCCGCGTTGAACGAGCAGATCACCCGACGCACGGTTCGGCAGGTGCTCGCCTCCCAGCGTGATCAGGTCATGCGGGATGTGCAGTCCGGTATTGCCAAGGACATTCAGGGCACGGGCATTCAGATCGTCGATATGCGCCTGACCCGGGTGGACTTCGTTTCGGCCATCACCCAGTCGGTCTACCGCCGTATGGAAGCGGAGCGCCAGCGTGTCGCCAACGAGCTGCGCTCGACGGGTTATGCTGAAGCCGAGACCATCCGTGCCGAAGCGGACAAGCAGCGCGAGATCGTGATTTCCCAGGCTTACAGCAAGGCGCAGACTATCAAGGGTCAGGGCGACGCCGAGGCCTCTTCAATCTACGCCAAGTCGTTTGGACAGAACCCCCAGTTCGCCGAGTTCTATCGAAGCCTGGAGGCCTACCGCGCCAGCTTCAACAACAAGTCCGACGTCCTGGTGCTCGATCCGAATACCCAGTTCTTCCAGTTCTTCCGGGGACCGGGCGGCGGTTCGGCGAAACCGGCGAAATAG
- a CDS encoding DUF2065 domain-containing protein — MQSALFLALGLVLIIEGLMPLLFPRQWRHLFQQIMALTDGQLRFIGLLAVTGGLLLVAVLK; from the coding sequence GTGCAGAGCGCCTTGTTTCTCGCCCTCGGTCTGGTTTTGATCATCGAGGGACTGATGCCCTTGCTATTTCCAAGGCAATGGCGTCATCTGTTCCAGCAGATCATGGCATTGACCGACGGTCAACTGCGTTTCATCGGGTTGCTTGCGGTCACAGGCGGTCTTCTCCTGGTGGCCGTCCTCAAGTAA
- a CDS encoding ATP phosphoribosyltransferase regulatory subunit, with translation MSNWRLPEYFSDVLPREAAVIEHLRRACLDAAKGYGYALVMPPLLEFVDSLLSGTGQDLDLQTFKLVDQISGRALGLRADMTPQAARIDSHLLNQEGVTRVCYCGSAVRTHPEGVHASREILQFGAELYGHAGLEADLEVQRLSLDCLRLAGVDQAALDLADNRIVRGVLSGLLLGPEAMEAILDALANKDAGELRLLTRDCTPAQRAAILALPELYGDPAVLQEARRALPQHALILRALDDLSALADYHEQQGSQVQIDLADMRGYRYHSGVIFSVYARGYANAVARGGRYDEVGASFGRPRAATGFSMDLREVAGFATAPRAGSAIVAEWSMAPGLAEVVADLRRRGETVVQLPPDQASDTRAFQRHLVLRAGTWLVEDRNGSSQA, from the coding sequence ATGAGCAATTGGCGTCTTCCTGAGTATTTTTCCGATGTGCTGCCTCGCGAGGCGGCCGTGATCGAGCACCTTCGCCGCGCCTGTCTGGATGCGGCGAAGGGTTACGGCTATGCCCTGGTCATGCCGCCGCTGCTTGAGTTCGTCGACTCATTGCTGTCGGGCACGGGGCAAGACCTCGACCTGCAGACGTTCAAACTGGTCGATCAGATCTCGGGCCGCGCCCTGGGGCTGCGTGCCGACATGACGCCCCAGGCGGCCCGCATCGATTCGCATTTGTTGAACCAGGAAGGCGTGACGCGGGTGTGCTATTGCGGCAGCGCGGTTCGCACGCACCCGGAAGGTGTGCACGCCAGCCGCGAGATTCTGCAGTTCGGTGCGGAGTTGTACGGACATGCCGGGTTGGAAGCCGATCTTGAAGTGCAGCGCCTATCCCTGGATTGCCTGCGATTGGCCGGCGTGGATCAGGCGGCGCTCGACTTGGCCGACAACCGCATCGTGCGCGGAGTGCTCTCCGGTCTGTTGCTTGGGCCAGAGGCCATGGAGGCCATATTGGATGCCCTGGCCAACAAGGATGCGGGCGAACTGCGTCTGCTGACGCGCGATTGCACGCCCGCGCAGCGCGCAGCCATTCTTGCGCTGCCCGAACTTTACGGCGATCCGGCGGTGCTGCAGGAGGCGCGGCGCGCCTTGCCACAACACGCGCTCATCCTGCGGGCCTTGGATGATCTGTCGGCGCTGGCCGACTACCACGAGCAACAAGGCTCGCAGGTGCAGATCGACCTTGCGGACATGCGGGGCTACCGCTATCACAGCGGCGTGATCTTTAGCGTCTATGCGCGCGGATATGCCAATGCCGTCGCGCGTGGCGGTCGCTATGACGAAGTCGGCGCCAGCTTTGGCAGACCGCGCGCAGCCACGGGTTTTTCGATGGACCTGCGCGAGGTGGCGGGCTTTGCCACCGCGCCTCGGGCGGGCTCGGCCATCGTGGCCGAGTGGTCGATGGCGCCGGGTCTGGCCGAGGTCGTGGCCGATTTGCGGCGGCGCGGCGAAACCGTGGTGCAATTACCCCCGGACCAAGCCAGCGACACGCGCGCATTCCAACGCCATCTGGTCTTGCGGGCGGGAACATGGCTGGTGGAAGATCGCAACGGATCTTCCCAGGCTTGA
- a CDS encoding adenylosuccinate synthase codes for MNTGRHVVVVGTQWGDEGKGKVVDWLTDHAQGVVRFQGGHNAGHTLVINGQKTALQLIPSGVMRAGVACYVGNGVVVDPQHLLLEIARLEAAGVDVRSRLYISESCPVVLPTHVALDKAREIRRENEGSGKIGTTGKGIGPAYEDKVARRAIRLQDLKHPQRLQAKLAEVLDLHNFVLKHYLHTDTVDAAMVMDQLLKSGEQVRPLLADVGYSIHQAHQRGDRLLFEGAQGSLLDIDHGTYPFVTSSNCVAGTAAAGSGVGPGMLHYVLGITKAYTTRVGSGPFPTELPTAEPGSVGHHLSSVGQEFGTVTGRARRCGWLDVAALKRAVIINGVSGLCITKLDVLDGLPTIRACVGYTLDGVRRDVLPLDADEIERCEPIYEDFAGWTQSTKGLTTWDQLPAQARSYLQRVGELIGAPIDMVSTGPDREHTIVLRHPFQA; via the coding sequence GTGAATACTGGTCGTCATGTGGTCGTAGTGGGCACCCAATGGGGTGATGAGGGCAAGGGCAAGGTCGTCGACTGGCTGACCGACCATGCCCAGGGCGTGGTGCGTTTTCAGGGCGGTCACAATGCGGGACATACGCTGGTGATCAATGGGCAGAAGACCGCGCTGCAGCTCATCCCTTCCGGTGTGATGCGCGCGGGTGTCGCCTGCTATGTCGGCAATGGCGTGGTGGTCGATCCTCAACATCTGCTGCTCGAAATCGCCAGGCTCGAGGCGGCAGGTGTCGATGTGCGCTCACGGCTGTACATCAGCGAATCCTGTCCCGTCGTACTGCCCACCCATGTCGCGCTCGACAAGGCTCGCGAGATCCGTCGCGAGAACGAGGGCAGTGGCAAGATCGGCACCACGGGCAAGGGCATCGGTCCGGCCTATGAAGACAAGGTGGCGCGCCGTGCCATCCGTTTGCAGGATCTCAAGCATCCGCAGCGCCTTCAGGCCAAGCTTGCCGAGGTGCTGGATCTGCACAATTTCGTCTTGAAGCATTACCTGCATACCGATACGGTCGATGCGGCCATGGTGATGGATCAGTTGCTTAAGTCCGGCGAGCAGGTTCGGCCCCTGCTCGCCGATGTGGGTTACAGCATCCACCAGGCCCATCAGCGCGGTGACCGACTCTTGTTCGAAGGCGCGCAAGGCTCGCTGCTCGACATCGACCACGGCACCTACCCCTTTGTGACCTCGAGCAATTGCGTCGCCGGCACTGCGGCCGCGGGCTCGGGTGTCGGGCCCGGCATGCTGCATTACGTGTTGGGCATTACCAAGGCCTACACCACCCGGGTGGGCAGCGGCCCCTTCCCGACGGAGCTGCCCACGGCCGAGCCGGGCAGCGTGGGACATCATCTCTCCAGCGTGGGTCAGGAGTTCGGCACGGTGACGGGACGCGCCCGGCGCTGCGGCTGGCTCGATGTCGCTGCGCTCAAGCGCGCCGTGATCATCAACGGCGTTTCGGGGCTGTGCATCACCAAGCTCGACGTGCTTGACGGCCTGCCGACCATCCGGGCCTGCGTGGGCTACACCCTCGATGGCGTTCGTCGCGACGTTCTGCCGCTGGATGCCGACGAGATCGAGCGCTGCGAGCCGATCTACGAAGATTTCGCGGGATGGACGCAGAGCACCAAGGGCCTCACCACCTGGGATCAACTGCCCGCCCAGGCGCGCAGCTATCTGCAACGGGTCGGCGAGCTCATCGGCGCGCCGATCGACATGGTGTCCACCGGCCCCGACCGCGAGCACACCATCGTGCTGCGCCATCCGTTTCAGGCTTGA
- a CDS encoding phosphoribosyltransferase, with product MLSEDGKHLYVSWDEYHALIERLALKVHASGWEFDQILCLARGGVRPGDILSRIFDKPLAIMSTSSYRESAGTVQGRLDIARYITLPRGELEGRVLLVDDLADSGETLKAVENHLRSGSGKITDLRSAVIWVKGISTYLPEYYVDMLPTSPWIHQPFEEYDVLRPARLAERWKI from the coding sequence ATGCTCAGCGAGGACGGCAAGCATCTCTATGTTTCCTGGGACGAATACCACGCCCTGATCGAAAGACTTGCGCTCAAGGTGCATGCATCGGGCTGGGAGTTCGATCAGATCCTCTGCCTGGCGCGTGGCGGCGTTCGGCCTGGAGACATTCTGTCGCGGATTTTCGACAAGCCACTGGCCATCATGTCCACCAGTTCCTACCGCGAAAGCGCGGGAACGGTGCAGGGGCGCCTGGACATCGCCCGCTACATCACCCTGCCGCGCGGCGAACTCGAAGGGCGCGTGCTGCTGGTGGACGATCTGGCCGATTCGGGCGAGACGCTCAAGGCGGTTGAAAACCACCTTCGCAGCGGCAGCGGCAAGATCACCGATCTGCGCAGTGCCGTCATCTGGGTCAAGGGCATCTCAACCTATTTGCCCGAGTACTACGTGGACATGCTGCCCACGAGCCCCTGGATACACCAGCCCTTTGAAGAGTACGACGTGCTTCGTCCCGCGCGTCTGGCCGAGCGCTGGAAGATCTGA
- a CDS encoding DUF4124 domain-containing protein gives MRPIAHRRHFRALGRAMLPLFFMAALAPSAQAAQWKWRDASGVVQYSDQPPPGTIPARDILQRPGANGSVAQAPSPQSASQPRAGDATQQQAASELDKKIAEKKKADQAAQEQAKLQQQQAQTLQNQQNCLQAQKQLLVVDSGQRMVQIDAQGQRAIMDDAQRAAERARIAGLMSQYCR, from the coding sequence ATGCGCCCAATCGCCCACCGCCGCCACTTCCGCGCACTCGGCCGCGCGATGCTGCCCTTGTTTTTCATGGCGGCGCTTGCGCCAAGCGCTCAGGCAGCGCAATGGAAATGGCGCGACGCCAGTGGCGTGGTGCAGTACAGCGACCAGCCCCCACCCGGCACGATTCCCGCACGCGACATTCTTCAGCGACCGGGGGCAAATGGATCCGTTGCCCAAGCCCCGTCTCCCCAATCCGCATCCCAGCCTCGGGCTGGCGATGCCACTCAGCAGCAGGCGGCCAGCGAACTGGACAAGAAGATTGCCGAGAAGAAGAAGGCCGACCAGGCGGCACAAGAGCAGGCCAAACTGCAGCAGCAACAGGCACAGACCTTGCAGAACCAGCAGAACTGCCTGCAGGCTCAAAAGCAATTATTGGTGGTCGACAGCGGCCAGCGCATGGTGCAGATCGACGCTCAGGGTCAGCGCGCCATCATGGACGACGCGCAGCGGGCGGCAGAGCGCGCTCGCATCGCCGGACTCATGTCGCAGTATTGCCGCTGA
- the guaB gene encoding IMP dehydrogenase has product MRLVGKALTFDDVLLVPAYSQVLPKDTSLATRLTRNISLNIPLVSAAMDTVTESRLAIAMAQEGGIGIIHKNLTAKAQATEVARVKRFESGVLRDPITISPIVKVRDVLQLSRQHGISGFPVIENGKVVGIVTNRDLRFETRLDTPVRDIMTPRERLVTVPEGAPLEQAKALMHQHRLERVLVVNADFELRGLMTVKDIQKATERPNAARDPQGKLRVGAAVGVGEGTEERVEALANAGVDVIVVDTAHGHSQGVLDRVRWVKRNFPQIEVVGGNIATGAAALALVDVGADGVKVGIGPGSICTTRIIAGVGVPQITAIANVSKALEGSGVPLIADGGIRYSGDIAKAIAAGASTVMMGSMFAGTEEAPGEAILYQGRAYKAYRGMGSIGAMKAGSADRYFQDGAETTSASGNEKFVPEGIEGRVPHKGPLVAIIYQLVGGVRSSMGYCGCATIEAMRGQAEFVQITAAGMRESHVHDVQITQEAPNYHVD; this is encoded by the coding sequence ATGCGTCTTGTAGGAAAAGCGCTGACTTTCGACGATGTGTTGTTGGTCCCCGCATATTCCCAGGTGTTACCCAAAGACACCAGCCTTGCGACTCGCCTGACTCGCAATATTTCCCTCAACATTCCCCTGGTGTCCGCAGCGATGGACACGGTGACCGAGTCGCGTCTGGCGATCGCCATGGCGCAGGAGGGGGGCATCGGCATCATTCACAAGAATCTCACCGCCAAGGCGCAAGCCACCGAAGTGGCCCGGGTGAAGCGATTCGAGTCGGGCGTGCTGCGCGATCCCATCACGATCTCTCCCATCGTCAAGGTGAGAGACGTTCTGCAACTGTCCCGACAGCATGGCATCTCGGGTTTTCCTGTGATCGAGAATGGCAAGGTCGTGGGCATCGTGACCAACCGCGATCTGCGTTTTGAGACCCGTCTCGATACTCCGGTGCGGGACATCATGACGCCGCGCGAACGCCTGGTCACCGTGCCAGAGGGCGCGCCGCTGGAGCAGGCCAAGGCCTTGATGCATCAACATCGCCTGGAGCGGGTTCTGGTGGTGAACGCCGACTTCGAGTTGCGAGGGCTGATGACGGTCAAGGACATTCAGAAGGCCACCGAACGTCCGAACGCCGCGCGCGACCCGCAGGGCAAGCTTCGTGTCGGCGCCGCGGTGGGCGTGGGCGAGGGCACGGAAGAACGCGTGGAAGCGCTCGCCAATGCCGGCGTCGACGTGATCGTGGTGGACACCGCACATGGTCACAGCCAGGGGGTGCTCGACCGGGTGCGCTGGGTGAAGCGCAATTTCCCGCAGATCGAAGTCGTGGGCGGCAACATTGCCACCGGAGCCGCTGCACTGGCCCTGGTCGATGTCGGTGCCGACGGGGTGAAGGTCGGCATCGGGCCTGGCTCGATCTGCACGACCCGCATCATCGCCGGGGTGGGCGTGCCGCAGATCACCGCCATTGCCAACGTTTCCAAAGCGCTTGAGGGCAGCGGCGTGCCCTTGATCGCAGATGGCGGCATCCGCTACTCAGGCGATATCGCCAAGGCGATCGCTGCGGGCGCGTCCACCGTCATGATGGGCAGCATGTTCGCGGGTACCGAAGAGGCGCCGGGTGAGGCCATTTTGTATCAGGGACGCGCCTACAAGGCCTATCGGGGCATGGGCTCCATCGGGGCGATGAAGGCGGGATCCGCCGATCGCTATTTCCAGGACGGGGCCGAGACGACTTCGGCCTCCGGGAACGAGAAATTCGTGCCCGAGGGCATTGAAGGGCGCGTGCCTCACAAAGGGCCGCTCGTGGCCATCATCTACCAACTTGTCGGCGGCGTGCGTTCGTCTATGGGCTATTGCGGATGCGCCACCATCGAAGCGATGCGCGGGCAGGCCGAGTTTGTGCAGATCACGGCGGCTGGCATGCGTGAAAGTCATGTCCATGACGTTCAGATCACGCAAGAAGCGCCCAATTACCACGTCGACTGA
- the guaA gene encoding glutamine-hydrolyzing GMP synthase — translation MHDKILILDFGSQVTQLIARRVREAQVYCEIHPCDVSDAFVRDFAPKGIILSGSHGSTYEDHELRAPQAVWDLGVPVLGICYGMQTMASQLGGKVAWSDHREFGYAEVRARGHTRLFDGIEDFRTGEGHGMLKVWMSHGDKVTDMPPGFKLMASTPSCAIAGMADEARGYYAVQFHPEVTHTVQGKAMLTRFVREIAGCKGDWIMGDYITEAVQKIREQVGDEEVILGLSGGVDSSVAAALIHRAIGDQLTCVFVDHGLLRLHEGDMVMAMFAGKLHAKVIRVDASELFLGQLAGVTDPEKKRKIIGGLFVDVFKAEAAKLKGDGAKGAKWLAQGTIYPDVIESGGAKSKKAVTIKSHHNVGGLPEQLGLKLLEPLRDLFKDEVRELGVALGLPHDMVYRHPFPGPGLGVRILGEVKKDYADLLRRADAIFIEELRSTIDPVSGKSWYDLTSQAFTVFLPVKSVGVMGDGRTYDYVVALRAVQTSDFMTADWAELPYALLKKVSSRIINEVRGINRVTYDVSSKPPATIEWE, via the coding sequence ATGCACGACAAAATCCTCATTCTCGACTTCGGCTCCCAGGTGACGCAGCTCATCGCGCGCCGCGTGCGTGAAGCCCAGGTGTATTGCGAGATCCATCCCTGCGACGTGAGCGACGCTTTCGTGCGTGACTTCGCGCCCAAGGGCATCATTCTTTCGGGCAGCCACGGCAGCACCTACGAAGACCACGAGTTGCGTGCGCCGCAGGCCGTCTGGGATTTGGGCGTGCCCGTGCTGGGCATCTGCTACGGCATGCAGACCATGGCCTCGCAACTGGGCGGCAAGGTGGCGTGGAGCGATCACCGCGAATTCGGCTATGCCGAAGTGCGCGCGCGCGGTCATACGCGATTGTTCGACGGCATCGAGGACTTCCGCACCGGGGAAGGCCACGGCATGCTCAAGGTGTGGATGAGTCATGGCGACAAGGTGACGGACATGCCGCCAGGGTTCAAGCTCATGGCGTCCACGCCCAGTTGTGCCATCGCCGGCATGGCCGACGAGGCGCGCGGTTACTACGCCGTGCAGTTTCATCCCGAAGTCACCCACACGGTGCAGGGCAAGGCCATGCTTACGCGTTTCGTTCGCGAGATCGCCGGCTGCAAGGGCGACTGGATCATGGGCGACTACATCACCGAAGCGGTACAGAAAATCCGCGAGCAGGTGGGCGATGAGGAAGTGATTCTTGGTCTGTCCGGCGGTGTGGATTCTTCCGTGGCCGCAGCCCTGATCCACCGCGCCATCGGCGACCAGCTGACCTGCGTATTCGTCGACCACGGCCTGCTGCGACTGCACGAGGGCGACATGGTGATGGCTATGTTTGCCGGCAAGCTGCACGCCAAGGTGATTCGCGTCGACGCCAGCGAGCTGTTCCTCGGCCAGCTGGCGGGGGTGACCGACCCCGAGAAGAAGCGCAAGATCATCGGCGGCCTGTTCGTCGACGTGTTCAAGGCCGAGGCCGCCAAGCTCAAGGGCGACGGGGCCAAGGGTGCGAAGTGGCTGGCCCAGGGCACGATCTACCCGGACGTGATCGAGTCCGGTGGCGCCAAGAGCAAGAAGGCCGTGACCATCAAGAGCCACCACAACGTGGGTGGCCTGCCGGAGCAGCTGGGGCTGAAGCTGCTGGAGCCGCTGCGCGACCTGTTCAAGGACGAGGTGCGCGAGCTGGGCGTGGCGCTCGGCCTGCCGCACGACATGGTCTACCGCCACCCCTTTCCCGGGCCGGGCCTTGGCGTGCGCATCCTGGGCGAGGTGAAGAAGGACTACGCCGACCTGCTGCGTCGGGCCGACGCCATCTTCATCGAAGAACTGCGCTCGACCATCGACCCCGTCAGCGGCAAGAGCTGGTACGACCTGACCAGCCAGGCCTTCACCGTGTTCCTGCCGGTCAAGAGCGTGGGCGTGATGGGCGACGGCCGCACCTACGACTATGTTGTGGCGCTGCGTGCGGTGCAGACCAGCGACTTCATGACCGCCGACTGGGCCGAGCTGCCGTACGCGCTGCTCAAGAAGGTCAGCAGCCGCATCATCAACGAGGTGCGCGGCATCAACCGCGTGACCTACGACGTGAGTTCCAAACCCCCTGCGACCATTGAGTGGGAGTGA
- the tadA gene encoding tRNA adenosine(34) deaminase TadA: MNRPPPGPVLAPDPDADRAFMRLALDQAQNAWLLGEVPVGAVIVKDGTVIATGYNRPIGDHDPTAHAEIVALRQAALMLGNYRLPECTLYVTLEPCAMCAMALLHARFSRVVFGARDPKTGAAGSVVDLFADPRLNHHCDVTAEIEQSACSALLQDFFRARRQAQKQPAHPEHDACLSGIEVTELDIEPPVS; this comes from the coding sequence ATGAATCGTCCGCCGCCGGGGCCGGTGTTGGCGCCCGATCCAGATGCCGACCGCGCGTTCATGCGCCTGGCACTCGATCAGGCGCAGAACGCCTGGCTATTGGGCGAAGTGCCGGTGGGGGCTGTGATCGTCAAGGACGGAACGGTCATCGCCACGGGATACAACCGGCCCATCGGCGACCATGACCCCACGGCGCATGCCGAGATCGTCGCGCTTCGGCAGGCCGCCCTGATGCTGGGCAATTACCGCCTGCCTGAATGCACGCTCTATGTCACGTTGGAGCCTTGCGCGATGTGTGCGATGGCCCTGCTGCATGCGCGCTTTTCCCGCGTGGTTTTCGGGGCGCGAGACCCCAAGACGGGCGCGGCGGGCAGCGTGGTGGATCTGTTTGCCGATCCGCGCCTGAATCATCACTGCGACGTCACCGCCGAGATCGAGCAGTCGGCCTGCAGCGCCTTGCTGCAGGATTTTTTCCGTGCCCGGCGCCAGGCGCAGAAACAGCCTGCCCATCCCGAGCACGATGCCTGTCTCTCGGGCATCGAGGTCACAGAGCTCGATATCGAGCCGCCTGTTTCCTGA